In the genome of Desulfuromonas sp. DDH964, one region contains:
- a CDS encoding sensor histidine kinase — protein sequence MRLTLKIALAILVGIALLLSIHSYQSVQRETAILRSNLSREARLVGQVLRPLVLEVWQRKGEAAAQAFLQQAGGVVSDQQVRWVWLEGAPETRFHPRVEGDQLAAARRGELVTVIAETSDGRDFLFTYLPLNAPDGRRGAIEIGESLAGLHGYVRESMNRSALLLAAMVVSSLLLIGLLGSFWVTRPVQRLAAQAERMAAGDFSAPVEVRGHDEIATLAAALDRMRGQLAHARDSDRARLESLEKLRHTERLATLGRLSAGMAHELGTPLNVISGRAKLISSRELPAEEVIRSARIIGEQSGRMAAIMRQLLDFARRGNPRKVRVGLEGLGAKVIEMLQPTAARQQARLTLTPPAEPLAVVADPGQLQQVLTNLVMNALQAIAPGGRVELRFAIDDAAPPAAASVTGSGPWAVIEVEDDGSGIPAEILPHLFDPFFTTKEVGQGTGLGLAIAYGIVQEHGGWIGVESCAGAGSCFRVFLPPAPAADAEITDG from the coding sequence ATGCGTCTCACCCTGAAAATCGCCCTCGCGATCCTGGTTGGCATCGCCCTGCTGCTGTCGATTCACAGCTACCAGTCGGTACAGCGGGAGACCGCCATCCTCCGTTCCAACCTGAGCCGCGAGGCACGCCTGGTCGGCCAGGTACTGCGCCCCCTGGTCCTCGAAGTCTGGCAGCGTAAAGGCGAGGCCGCCGCCCAGGCATTTCTGCAACAGGCCGGCGGCGTCGTCAGCGACCAGCAGGTGCGCTGGGTCTGGCTCGAAGGAGCACCGGAAACCCGCTTCCATCCCCGGGTCGAAGGGGACCAACTGGCAGCGGCACGCCGTGGTGAACTGGTCACGGTAATCGCTGAAACCAGCGACGGTCGTGACTTTCTCTTTACCTATCTGCCGCTGAACGCTCCGGATGGCCGCCGCGGCGCGATTGAAATCGGCGAATCGCTTGCCGGCCTGCACGGCTACGTGCGCGAGAGCATGAATCGTTCGGCGCTGCTGCTGGCCGCCATGGTGGTCTCGAGCCTGCTGCTGATCGGCCTCCTCGGCAGCTTCTGGGTTACCCGCCCGGTGCAACGGCTCGCCGCCCAGGCCGAGCGCATGGCTGCCGGCGACTTTTCAGCGCCCGTCGAGGTCCGCGGTCACGACGAGATCGCCACCCTCGCCGCCGCCCTCGACCGCATGCGCGGCCAGCTCGCCCACGCCCGGGACAGTGACCGCGCCCGCCTGGAGAGCCTGGAAAAACTTCGCCACACCGAACGGCTCGCCACCCTCGGTCGGCTCTCGGCAGGCATGGCCCACGAACTTGGCACCCCGCTCAACGTCATCTCCGGCCGCGCCAAACTGATCAGCTCGCGGGAACTCCCGGCCGAAGAGGTGATCCGCTCGGCGCGCATCATTGGCGAACAGAGCGGGCGCATGGCGGCAATCATGCGCCAGCTCCTCGATTTTGCCCGGCGCGGCAACCCGCGCAAGGTCCGGGTTGGACTCGAAGGCCTGGGCGCCAAGGTCATCGAAATGCTGCAACCGACCGCGGCCCGGCAGCAGGCCCGGTTGACGCTGACTCCTCCGGCGGAACCGCTGGCCGTCGTCGCCGACCCCGGGCAGTTGCAGCAGGTCTTGACCAACCTGGTGATGAATGCGCTGCAGGCGATTGCCCCTGGCGGCAGGGTCGAGCTGCGTTTTGCCATCGACGATGCCGCCCCGCCGGCGGCGGCGAGTGTCACCGGCAGCGGGCCCTGGGCCGTCATCGAGGTGGAAGATGATGGCAGCGGCATTCCGGCCGAAATCCTGCCCCACCTCTTCGACCCTTTTTTCACCACCAAGGAGGTCGGCCAGGGAACCGGGCTCGGCCTGGCCATCGCTTACGGCATCGTCCAGGAACATGGCGGCTGGATCGGGGTCGAAAGCTGCGCCGGTGCGGGGAGCTGTTTCAGGGTCTTCCTCCCCCCGGCGCCGGCCGCTGACGCGGAGATAACTGATGGCTGA
- a CDS encoding BCAM0308 family protein: MTRDVRKFGINDKRGRVKTSTDPYLPGEGLKEPAVCRSCAAFYRNKRWYLDPQELERLRASAEVHEVTCPACQKIAEHYPEGVVTLRGTYLWNHEEEIRNILRNEEGRAMAKNPLQRIIRMEREGEDLIIETTEEKLAEHLGRALHKAHHGDLQVSWSDDHAICRVTWERSVQD, from the coding sequence ATGACGCGCGATGTCCGCAAATTCGGTATCAACGACAAGCGGGGCCGGGTAAAGACCAGCACTGACCCCTACCTTCCCGGAGAAGGGCTCAAGGAACCGGCGGTTTGCCGGAGCTGCGCAGCATTTTATCGCAACAAGCGCTGGTATCTCGACCCGCAGGAACTGGAGCGGCTACGGGCAAGTGCTGAGGTTCACGAAGTAACCTGTCCGGCCTGCCAGAAAATCGCCGAGCACTACCCGGAAGGGGTGGTGACCTTGCGCGGCACCTACCTCTGGAACCACGAGGAGGAGATTCGCAATATCCTGCGCAACGAAGAGGGGCGGGCGATGGCGAAAAACCCGCTGCAGAGAATCATACGGATGGAGCGGGAAGGGGAGGATTTGATCATCGAAACGACGGAGGAGAAGCTGGCCGAACATCTCGGCCGCGCCCTGCACAAGGCCCATCATGGCGACCTGCAGGTCTCCTGGAGCGACGACCATGCGATTTGCCGGGTGACCTGGGAGCGTTCCGTTCAGGACTAG
- a CDS encoding complex I NDUFA9 subunit family protein — protein MRVFVTGGTGFVGSEVVRQLAAAGHTVRCLVRKGSEGKLAIRQGVEIHHGDVLDPASLERGLAGCQAVIHLVGIIRESPARGVTFERLHHLATSNMVAAAIAAGTKRFLQMSANGTQADASSPYHRTKWAAEEAVRTSTLDWTIFRPSLIFGPGDEFVTMLATLIRRLPVVPVLGNGQYRMSPVAVEDVAAGFVGALKQPQSAGEIYHCCGPEDFSYDEILDLVGAALGKEKVVKLHQPLLLMKPVIALLEGVPGFPITSSQLTMLTEGNVCDPTAWSSCFSIQPLPFAEGIRRYLHP, from the coding sequence ATGCGAGTTTTTGTCACCGGTGGCACCGGCTTTGTTGGCAGTGAGGTTGTGAGGCAGCTGGCAGCCGCCGGCCATACCGTCCGCTGCCTGGTCCGGAAAGGTTCGGAAGGCAAGCTGGCGATTCGCCAGGGGGTCGAAATCCACCATGGCGACGTTCTCGATCCCGCCTCGCTGGAGCGAGGGCTGGCCGGCTGCCAGGCGGTGATTCACCTGGTTGGCATCATTCGGGAGAGCCCTGCCCGGGGCGTGACCTTCGAGAGACTCCACCATCTGGCCACCAGCAACATGGTGGCCGCCGCCATCGCCGCTGGCACGAAACGGTTTCTGCAGATGAGCGCCAATGGTACCCAGGCGGACGCCTCTTCCCCCTACCACCGCACCAAGTGGGCGGCGGAAGAGGCGGTACGCACCTCGACCCTGGACTGGACGATCTTCCGACCATCACTGATCTTCGGTCCCGGCGACGAGTTTGTCACCATGCTCGCCACCCTGATTCGCCGCCTGCCGGTGGTACCGGTCCTCGGCAACGGTCAATACCGGATGTCGCCGGTGGCGGTCGAAGATGTGGCTGCCGGCTTTGTCGGCGCCCTAAAACAGCCGCAGAGCGCCGGTGAAATCTACCACTGCTGCGGCCCGGAAGATTTCAGCTACGATGAGATCCTCGACCTGGTGGGAGCGGCCCTGGGGAAGGAAAAGGTCGTCAAGTTGCACCAGCCCCTGCTGCTGATGAAACCGGTCATTGCCCTGCTCGAAGGGGTCCCCGGCTTCCCGATCACCAGCAGCCAGCTGACCATGCTCACCGAAGGCAATGTCTGCGACCCAACCGCCTGGAGTTCCTGCTTTTCCATCCAGCCGCTCCCCTTTGCCGAAGGGATCCGGCGCTACCTGCACCCTTGA
- a CDS encoding RtcB family protein, producing MGMTLEQIDDCRWRIPRTGAMRTEGLVFASEAMIGALQQEEALEQVRNVATLPGIVGTSLAMPDIHWGYGFPIGGVAAFDADSGVVSPGGVGYDINCGVRLLRSALTAEEVTPHLSGLADALFRNVPSGIGSQRRDLRLTVAEERRVLAQGARWAVAKGFGNKNDLEQIEEGGALPDADPDLVSDRALERGRAQLGTLGSGNHFLEIQRVDEIFDPAAAEVLGLFRGQVTVTIHTGSRGLGYQVCDDWIRTMLDASRRYGIDLPDRQLCCAPLTSPEGRDYLAAMAAAANFAFANRQLITAWVRESFAQVLGKGDALLRLSVVYDVCHNIAKWETHQVGGRPRRLCVHRKGATRAFPPGHPQTPAAYRSVGQPVLIPGDMGRYSFVLVGTSGALAETFGSTCHGAGRLLSRHAAKRLARGRNIPAELGSQGILLRAAGGATVAEEIPEAYKDVAEVVDIVARAGIGHIVARLRPLAVIKG from the coding sequence ATGGGCATGACGCTTGAGCAGATTGATGACTGCCGCTGGCGCATTCCCCGCACGGGTGCGATGCGGACCGAAGGCCTCGTCTTCGCCAGCGAGGCGATGATTGGTGCCCTGCAGCAGGAGGAAGCGCTCGAACAGGTGCGCAACGTCGCCACCCTGCCGGGAATCGTCGGCACCTCGCTGGCGATGCCCGACATCCACTGGGGTTACGGCTTTCCGATCGGCGGAGTCGCCGCCTTTGACGCCGACTCCGGGGTGGTCTCTCCCGGCGGGGTCGGCTACGACATCAACTGCGGCGTCCGCCTGCTGCGCAGCGCCCTCACCGCCGAGGAGGTCACCCCGCACCTTTCCGGGCTGGCGGACGCACTCTTTCGCAACGTCCCGAGCGGTATCGGCTCCCAGCGCCGGGACCTGCGGCTGACGGTCGCCGAAGAACGCAGGGTCCTGGCCCAGGGGGCCCGCTGGGCGGTGGCCAAGGGGTTCGGCAATAAAAACGACCTTGAGCAGATCGAAGAGGGGGGAGCGCTCCCCGACGCCGATCCCGATCTCGTCTCCGACCGCGCCCTGGAGCGCGGTCGTGCTCAGCTCGGCACCCTTGGCAGCGGCAACCATTTTCTCGAAATCCAGCGTGTCGACGAGATTTTCGACCCGGCCGCCGCCGAGGTCCTCGGCCTCTTTCGCGGCCAAGTCACGGTCACCATTCACACCGGCAGTCGGGGGCTCGGCTACCAGGTGTGTGACGACTGGATTCGCACCATGCTCGACGCCAGCCGCCGCTACGGGATCGATCTCCCCGACCGGCAACTTTGCTGCGCCCCCCTGACCAGCCCGGAAGGGCGGGACTACCTGGCGGCGATGGCGGCCGCGGCCAACTTCGCCTTCGCCAACCGCCAGCTGATCACCGCCTGGGTGCGGGAATCCTTCGCCCAGGTCCTTGGGAAAGGGGACGCCCTGCTCCGCCTCTCGGTGGTCTATGACGTCTGCCACAATATTGCCAAGTGGGAGACCCACCAGGTCGGCGGCAGACCGCGACGCCTCTGCGTACATCGCAAGGGGGCGACCCGGGCCTTCCCGCCCGGCCACCCCCAGACCCCGGCGGCCTACCGGAGCGTCGGCCAGCCGGTGCTGATCCCCGGGGACATGGGTCGCTACTCCTTTGTTCTCGTCGGCACCTCGGGAGCACTGGCGGAGACCTTCGGCTCGACCTGCCACGGCGCCGGCCGTCTCCTCTCCCGCCATGCCGCCAAACGCCTTGCCCGGGGTCGCAACATCCCGGCCGAACTGGGGTCCCAAGGGATACTGCTCCGCGCCGCGGGAGGCGCGACTGTGGCCGAAGAGATCCCCGAAGCCTACAAGGACGTCGCCGAGGTGGTCGACATCGTCGCCCGGGCCGGCATTGGCCATATCGTCGCGCGGCTGCGGCCGCTGGCGGTCATCAAGGGTTAG
- a CDS encoding DegQ family serine endoprotease, whose product MTTRPTVRLTSLIGLFLAALMALPGMARAQEEGRESLRQTGQVFRSVAKQVSPAVVFIQVEKSTDQPEMSNFGTPFNSPFGDDFMRRFFGIPPEGHAPGKMPKRQVRGQGSGFIISPDGLIMTNNHVVGDADKVTVRLLDGREFKAKVIGADPPTDVAVIKIDAQDLPVLALGDSDGLEVGDWVLAVGNPFGLSHTLTAGIVSAKGRSGIGINDYENFIQTDAAINPGNSGGPLVDLDGRVVGINTAIFSRSGGYMGIGFAIPINMARKIRDQLVETGTVTRGQLGVYIQDLTKDLAQPFGLKETDGILISKVIDDSPAAKADLKQGDILLKADGRPVGKVNEFRNAIAMTAPGTVIRLDILRNGQPRQVTVTIGKREGEGTSAETAVAKISTFGLSLQKLTPELAARLGYQDETGVLVSAVEDGSPADSAGIERGDLILEINRKPVTSPEAANKQLQAGGDKPVLLLIRHGDGTRYVALKPE is encoded by the coding sequence ATGACGACTCGACCAACGGTACGCCTCACCTCTCTGATCGGCCTCTTTCTGGCCGCCCTGATGGCGCTTCCCGGCATGGCCCGTGCCCAGGAAGAAGGCCGCGAGAGTCTGCGCCAGACCGGCCAGGTCTTTCGCAGCGTGGCCAAGCAGGTCTCCCCGGCGGTGGTCTTTATTCAGGTGGAAAAGAGCACCGACCAACCGGAGATGTCCAATTTCGGTACCCCTTTCAATAGTCCCTTCGGCGACGATTTCATGCGCCGTTTCTTTGGCATTCCCCCGGAAGGGCATGCCCCCGGCAAGATGCCGAAGCGCCAGGTGCGCGGCCAGGGCTCGGGCTTTATCATCTCCCCGGACGGCCTGATCATGACCAACAACCACGTCGTTGGCGATGCCGACAAGGTCACGGTACGCCTCCTCGACGGCCGTGAATTCAAGGCCAAGGTCATCGGCGCCGACCCCCCGACCGACGTCGCGGTGATCAAGATCGACGCACAGGATCTGCCGGTTTTGGCGCTGGGAGATTCGGACGGACTGGAAGTTGGGGACTGGGTGCTGGCCGTCGGCAACCCCTTTGGGCTCTCCCATACCCTGACCGCCGGGATCGTCAGCGCCAAGGGGCGTAGCGGCATCGGCATCAACGACTATGAAAACTTCATCCAGACCGACGCCGCCATCAACCCCGGCAATTCCGGCGGCCCCCTCGTCGACCTGGACGGCCGGGTGGTCGGCATCAACACGGCGATTTTCAGCCGCAGCGGCGGCTATATGGGGATCGGCTTTGCCATCCCGATCAACATGGCGCGCAAGATTCGCGACCAGCTGGTCGAAACCGGCACCGTCACCCGGGGCCAGCTCGGGGTCTACATTCAGGACCTGACCAAGGATCTGGCCCAGCCCTTCGGGCTCAAGGAGACCGACGGCATCCTGATCTCCAAGGTCATCGACGACTCGCCGGCGGCCAAGGCCGACCTCAAGCAGGGGGATATCCTCCTTAAAGCCGATGGACGCCCGGTCGGCAAGGTCAATGAATTCCGCAATGCCATCGCCATGACGGCACCGGGGACGGTGATCCGTCTCGACATCCTGCGCAATGGCCAGCCCCGGCAGGTCACGGTCACCATCGGCAAGCGGGAAGGGGAAGGAACGAGCGCGGAGACGGCAGTCGCGAAGATCTCTACCTTCGGGCTCTCCCTGCAAAAACTGACTCCGGAGCTTGCCGCCCGCCTCGGCTACCAGGATGAAACCGGGGTGCTGGTATCCGCCGTGGAAGATGGCTCGCCGGCCGATTCGGCAGGTATCGAGCGGGGCGATTTGATCCTGGAAATCAACCGCAAGCCGGTCACCTCCCCCGAGGCGGCAAATAAACAGCTGCAGGCCGGAGGCGACAAGCCGGTACTGCTGCTGATCCGCCATGGCGACGGCACCCGCTATGTCGCCCTGAAGCCCGAATAG
- a CDS encoding archease, giving the protein MVLGAASDGEDVGYFRLLEHTADIGIEAAGETTADLFTAAAEGLRAVLSDLQKEPCKYWQEVTVAGRDFEELLVNWLNAILFHREVDGLFPEQFRIETITATCLRARIGGNLLADSPRPSREVKAATWHRLEVINQPGGWRARIYLDL; this is encoded by the coding sequence ATGGTCCTGGGCGCAGCCAGCGATGGAGAAGATGTGGGGTACTTCCGGCTCCTCGAACATACCGCCGACATCGGGATCGAGGCGGCCGGCGAGACAACCGCCGATCTCTTCACCGCCGCGGCGGAAGGGCTGCGGGCGGTTTTAAGCGACCTTCAAAAGGAGCCATGTAAGTACTGGCAGGAGGTCACAGTGGCGGGGCGGGATTTTGAAGAACTGCTGGTCAACTGGCTGAACGCCATCCTCTTCCACCGCGAGGTCGATGGCCTCTTTCCGGAGCAGTTCCGCATCGAGACGATCACTGCCACCTGCCTGCGTGCCCGCATCGGCGGCAACCTCCTCGCCGATTCCCCCCGCCCCTCCCGGGAGGTGAAAGCGGCAACCTGGCACCGCCTCGAAGTCATCAACCAACCGGGAGGTTGGCGGGCACGGATCTACCTCGATCTCTGA
- a CDS encoding hydrogenase small subunit translates to MKSEEQPVPVSIPEEILQRVEAKGISRRDFIKFCTATTAALALPMSLLPKVAEAVEDKRLPVIWLEFQSCSGDSEAFLRANQPTAGDIILDLISLEYSEVVMAAAGHQAEAAKKAAVEKYKGKYVCIVEGAIPTADGGVYCTVGGESAIDSLKYVVGNAMATICVGTCASNGGIPAAAPNPTGAISVMEALPGAAIVNLPGCPVNAENLTATLVHVLTFGKLPAVDSLRRPKFAYGKRIHDNCERRAHFDAGQYAEAFGDPGHRQGWCLYKLGCKGPETFHNCPTVRYNEGTSWPVMAGHGCIGCSEPQFWDTMSPFYRRLPQVPGFGVEATADKIGLGLAAATALAFGAHGVASAFRKGDTMESDKVKKED, encoded by the coding sequence ATGAAAAGCGAGGAACAGCCGGTCCCGGTTTCGATACCGGAAGAGATTCTGCAGCGGGTGGAGGCGAAAGGGATCAGCCGTCGCGACTTCATCAAGTTCTGCACGGCCACGACGGCCGCCCTGGCTCTGCCGATGAGCCTGCTGCCCAAGGTGGCAGAGGCGGTCGAGGACAAGCGGCTGCCGGTCATCTGGCTCGAATTCCAGAGCTGCAGCGGCGATTCGGAAGCCTTTCTACGGGCCAACCAGCCGACTGCCGGCGACATCATTCTCGATCTGATCTCCCTGGAATATTCGGAAGTGGTGATGGCGGCTGCCGGTCACCAGGCCGAAGCGGCGAAGAAGGCTGCGGTAGAGAAGTACAAGGGAAAATACGTCTGCATCGTCGAGGGGGCGATCCCCACCGCCGACGGTGGCGTCTACTGCACCGTCGGCGGCGAGAGTGCCATCGACTCCCTCAAGTATGTGGTCGGCAACGCCATGGCCACCATCTGCGTCGGCACCTGCGCCTCCAACGGCGGCATCCCCGCTGCCGCCCCCAACCCGACCGGGGCGATTTCGGTGATGGAGGCGCTCCCCGGGGCGGCCATCGTCAACCTGCCGGGCTGCCCGGTCAACGCCGAGAATCTCACCGCCACCCTGGTGCACGTCCTCACCTTCGGCAAGCTGCCGGCGGTCGACAGCCTGCGCCGTCCCAAGTTCGCCTATGGCAAGCGCATCCATGACAACTGCGAGCGCCGCGCCCATTTCGATGCCGGCCAGTACGCCGAGGCCTTCGGCGACCCCGGGCATCGCCAGGGGTGGTGCCTCTACAAGCTCGGCTGCAAGGGGCCGGAGACCTTCCACAACTGTCCGACGGTGCGCTATAACGAGGGGACGAGCTGGCCGGTCATGGCCGGGCACGGCTGCATCGGTTGCAGCGAGCCGCAGTTCTGGGACACCATGAGTCCCTTCTACCGGCGTCTGCCGCAGGTTCCGGGCTTCGGTGTCGAGGCGACCGCCGACAAGATCGGCCTCGGCCTGGCGGCGGCGACCGCCCTGGCTTTTGGTGCCCACGGGGTGGCGAGCGCCTTCCGCAAGGGAGATACCATGGAATCCGACAAGGTGAAAAAGGAGGACTAA
- a CDS encoding sigma-54-dependent transcriptional regulator gives MAETITGRVLVVDDDLELRELLREVLTRHGHAVTTAGDGSQALALLQSGEVDAVLADLNMPGTGGLDLCARLQDQVPGLPVVILTAFGSLDTAIAALRAGAYDFVTKPVDLDLLAHTVRRAVRHRQLEQTLHRLQDEVHRQRSAGALLGESPSIAEVRDLVSRIAGLDSSVLIRGESGTGKELVARALHEQSPRKGGPFVAINCAALPETLLESELFGHERGAFTDARNARRGLFLEASGGTLLLDEVGELPLALQPKLLRVLEEHRIRPVGGNREIDCDVRIIAATHRNLEEAIAAGTFRQDLYYRLNVLTIDLPPLRARGNDLLLLAQRFVDEFAERFHKGVQGLTEPAAVRLLGHAWPGNVRELRNIIERAVALTRHERLTLEDLPEALRQGSTPPAPVAPPLPADELVSLAEMERRYLQQVLDRVDGNRTLAAAILGIDRKTLYRKLQENDRS, from the coding sequence ATGGCTGAAACGATTACCGGCCGGGTCCTGGTTGTCGACGACGACCTCGAACTGCGGGAGTTGCTGCGGGAGGTTCTGACCCGCCATGGCCATGCCGTCACCACCGCCGGCGATGGCAGTCAGGCTCTGGCCCTGCTCCAATCTGGCGAGGTCGACGCCGTCCTCGCCGATCTCAACATGCCCGGGACCGGCGGCCTTGACCTCTGCGCACGGCTGCAGGACCAGGTCCCCGGACTGCCGGTCGTCATCCTCACCGCCTTCGGCAGCCTCGATACGGCCATCGCCGCTTTGCGGGCCGGTGCCTACGATTTCGTCACCAAACCGGTCGATCTCGACCTCCTCGCCCACACCGTGCGCCGGGCGGTGCGCCATCGGCAGCTGGAGCAGACCCTGCATCGTCTCCAGGACGAAGTCCACCGCCAGCGCAGCGCCGGCGCCCTCCTCGGCGAAAGCCCCTCCATCGCCGAAGTCCGGGACCTGGTCAGCCGCATTGCCGGGCTCGACAGTTCGGTGCTGATCCGCGGCGAGAGCGGCACCGGCAAGGAGCTGGTCGCCCGCGCCCTGCATGAACAGAGCCCCCGCAAAGGCGGCCCCTTCGTCGCCATCAATTGCGCGGCGCTGCCGGAGACACTGCTCGAAAGCGAACTTTTCGGCCATGAACGGGGCGCCTTTACCGATGCCCGCAACGCCCGGCGCGGCCTTTTCCTGGAAGCCTCCGGCGGTACTCTGCTGCTCGACGAAGTCGGCGAGTTGCCGCTGGCGCTGCAACCGAAGCTGCTGCGGGTCCTCGAAGAACACCGGATCAGGCCGGTCGGTGGCAACCGCGAGATCGACTGCGACGTGCGCATCATCGCCGCCACCCACCGCAATCTCGAGGAAGCTATCGCGGCCGGCACCTTTCGCCAGGACCTCTATTATCGCCTCAACGTATTGACCATCGACCTGCCGCCCCTGCGCGCCCGTGGCAACGACCTTTTGCTCCTTGCGCAACGCTTCGTCGATGAATTCGCGGAGCGCTTTCATAAAGGGGTCCAGGGGCTGACCGAGCCGGCCGCCGTCCGACTGCTGGGACACGCCTGGCCGGGCAATGTCCGGGAACTGCGCAATATCATCGAAAGGGCGGTCGCCCTGACCCGCCACGAGCGCCTGACCCTGGAAGACCTCCCCGAAGCCCTGCGCCAGGGTTCCACGCCGCCAGCGCCGGTGGCGCCTCCCCTCCCGGCGGACGAACTGGTCTCCCTGGCCGAGATGGAGCGGCGCTATCTCCAGCAGGTTCTCGACCGGGTGGACGGCAACCGTACCCTTGCCGCCGCCATCCTCGGCATCGACCGCAAAACCCTCTACCGCAAGCTGCAGGAGAATGACCGCTCCTGA
- a CDS encoding response regulator — MRALSLPAGRPANVLIAEDDPALRELLAFCFFREGYAVTCCSDGLSLLERLHDSLEGQDDPIDLVVTDIRMPGLTGLEVLESLCDQPQRPPVICMTAFGDPGTHSAALRMRAAATFDKPFDIDTLIDRARLICPPQRPHSQPRSRS; from the coding sequence ATGCGTGCCCTATCCCTACCCGCCGGTCGCCCGGCCAATGTTCTGATCGCCGAAGATGACCCGGCTCTGCGCGAACTGCTCGCCTTCTGTTTCTTCCGCGAGGGCTACGCGGTCACCTGTTGCAGCGACGGCCTCAGCCTGCTTGAACGGCTCCATGACAGCCTTGAAGGCCAGGACGACCCGATCGACCTGGTGGTGACCGACATCCGCATGCCTGGTCTCACCGGCCTGGAGGTGCTGGAAAGTCTCTGCGACCAGCCGCAGCGCCCGCCGGTGATCTGCATGACCGCCTTCGGCGACCCCGGGACCCATAGCGCCGCCCTGCGCATGCGGGCGGCGGCGACCTTTGACAAACCTTTTGACATCGATACCCTGATTGACCGGGCGCGGCTGATCTGTCCGCCGCAGCGCCCACATTCCCAACCAAGGAGCAGATCATGA